In Rhodanobacter denitrificans, the sequence AGCACCGCGGTCTTGCGTTCGATCACCGCCAGATACGCCGCCTCGCCGACGTCGGCGTTGCCGATGTTGAGCAGCTGCAGCACCTCGCCCTCGGCGATGGTGTTGGTGGTGTCGGCCAGGATGCGCATGATGCGCATGTCGTCCAGTTCCACCATCAGCTGGAACGAGCGCGAGTAGAGGAAGTCGCCGACCAGCACGCTGGCGGCGTTGCCCCACAGCGCGTTGGCGGTCTTGCGGCCGCGGCGCAGGTCGGATTCGTCGACCACGTCGTCGTGCAGCAACGTCGAGGTGTGGATGAACTCGATGATCGCGGCCAGCTTGACGTGATGTTCGCCGCGGTAGCCGGCGGCACCGGCGGCCAGCACGTGCAGCATCGGGCGCAATCGCTTGCCGCCGCCGGCGATAATGTGGTCGGCGATCTGGTTGATCAGTACCACGTCGGAGGACAGCCGCCGGCGGATCAGCGCGTCGACGCGCTGCATGTCGGCGGCGGCAAGTTCGCGTACCTGGGCGAAGTCGGCGGGGCGGGTGGCGTCGGCAGGCATCGAGTTCATGGGTGCATCGCAGCGGCGTAGGGCGTGATTATAGGGGCTGCAGGAATTTGCGCCGCGACATGTCACCACAGTCGTTGCAGGTGGCGCCCTCTATAATGCCGGGCATGTCTTTGGCGATGTGCATCCCCCAGTGAGCAAACTCTCCAGCCTCGAACGGCGCAGCGCGTTGACGCTGGCCTGTGTGATCAGCCTGCGCCTGTTCGGGCTGTTCCTGATCATGCCGGTGTTTTCGCTGTACGCGAAGGCGATGCCCGACGCCACCGGATTCATGATCGGACTGGCGCTGGGTGTCTACGGCATCGGCCAGGTGCTGCTGCAGATTCCGCTGGGGCTATTGTCGGACCGGATCGGGCGCAAGCCGGCGATCACGCTGGGGTTGATCCTGTTCGCCATCGGCGGGTTGATCGCGGCGATGTCGCACACGCTGGCCGGCATCGCGGTCGGCCGGGCGGTGCAGGGCATGGGCGCGGTGGCCGGCGCCGGCATCGCGCTGGCGGCGGACCTGACCGCGGAGGAAAACCGCGGCAAGGCGATGGGCATCATCGGCGTGTCGATCGGGCTGGCGTTCCTGCTGGCACTGATCCTGGGGCCGCCGCTGGAGGCCGTCGCCGGGCTGCCCGGGCTGTTCGCCGCCACCTCGATCCTGGCGCTGGCCTCGCTGGCGTTGCTGTGGCTGATCGTGCCCACGCCGACGCGTGCACGCGCGCCGGCCGCGGCGGGTGTCGCTGCCGTGCTGGCGATGCTGCGCGACGGTCGCATGCTGGTGCTGAACGGCTCCGTGTTCTTCCTGCATGCGCTGCTCACCGCCAGCTTCGTCGGTCTGCCGCTGCTGCTGGCGAACACCTTGCAGCTGCCGGTGAACCGGCACTGGGAGCTGTACCTGCCGGTGATGACGGTGGCCGCGTTCGTGATGGGCGCGAGCCTGCACCACATGCGCGAGGTCGCGCAGAGCCTGCGCATCGTGATGGTGTGCGTGGTGGCGATCGGGCTGGCGCTGCTCGGCTTCGCGCTGTCCGGCAGCCACCTGGTGGCGTTCGGCGTGGCCGCGGCGGTGTTCTTTTCCGCCTTCAACCTGCTGGAAGCGGCGCTGCCCAGCCTGGTCTCGCGGCTGGCGCCGGAGCATCTGCGCGGCGCGGCGATGGGTGCCTATTCGACCAGCCAGTTCATCGGCGCGTTCGTCGGCGGCGCGCTTGGCGGCATCGCGCTGGGCCGGCTCGGGCCGGACGGCGTGTTCGCCTGCGCCGCGGCGCTGACCTTGCTGTGGCTGCCGCTGGTGGTGGCCGGGGCGCGCCGGATCGATCGCGCCGCCGCGGTGGCGGGCGTCGCCGCGTAAGCCGGTACGGCGGCGGTTTGCAAAGGCCGCCGGGCGACCCAATCATGAGCCTCGGCGGCGTGGCCGCGGCCTGCATCGGGTACCGCTTTGATGGCTCATGAAATGCTCGCGCTGATCGCGCACTACGGCGTGCTGCTGGTGTTCCTCAACGTGCTGGTGACCCAGCTGGGCGCGCCGGTGCCGGCGGTACCGACGCTGGTGGTGGCCGGTTCATGGGCGGCGGTCGGCGGGCCGTGGGTGCTGGCCGGCACGATGGCGGTGGTGGTGGCCGGTTGCCTGCTCGGGGATTCGGCCTGGTACGCCGCCGGCCGGCGCTACGGCGCCGGCGTGATGCGCCTGTTGTGCCGCGTCTCGCTGTCGCCCGACTCGTGCGTGCAACGCTCCGAGCTGCGTTTCCAGCGCTGGCGTGGGCAGGTGCTGCTGGTCGCCAAGTTCGTGCCGGGGTTGTCGACCGTGGGCTCCTCGCTGGTCGGCGCCATGGGGCTGCGCTGGCCGCTGTTCGTGCTGTTCGACGGGTTGGGCTCGCTGCTGTGGGCCGCGCTGTGGACCGGGTCGGGTTATGCCTTCGCCGCGCAGGTCGACAAGCTGCTGTCCGCCGTGGCCAGCGCCGGCACGCTGGCGATCCAGCTGCTGCTGGTGCTGCTGGCGCTGTACGTGCTGGCGCGCTGGTGGCAGCGGCACCGCCTGCTGCGCACGCTGCGGATGGCGCGCATCACGGTCGAGGAACTGCACCGGGCGATGGCCGCCGAACGTGCCCCGGTGGTGGTCGACGTGCGCCCGCAAGCCTCGCGCCAGCTTGACACGCGCGTCGTTCCCGGCGCACTGCTGGTCGATGCGCAAGGCATCGACCGCACCGTGCACGACATCCCGTTCGACCGCGAGCTGGTGCTCTACTGCAACTGCCCGAACGAAGTGTCCGCGGCCAGGGTGGCCAAGATCCTGATGGCGCAAGGTTACCGCCGGGTGCGCCCGTTGCTGGGCGGGCTGGAGGCGTGGGATGCGGCCGGTTATGGGGTCGACCATCTGCCGACCGCCGGCGATTCGGGCGACTCGCCGGCGGCGGGTGCGACGCTGGCCTGAAGCGTCGCCCGGTACGCACGACGGCCCGGGCAGGCACCCACGCCGGCGTCAGCTTCCGGCTGCTGGACTGGGTCCGTCCCGCGGTTATGATAGCCAGCCTGATCCACCACTCCGGCCGCAACCCCTCGCAGAATTTGCGGCCGGCTCAACCGAGGACATATCCATGGCACGTGGCGTCAACAAAGTCATCCTGATCGGCAACCTGGGCTCGGACCCCGAGGTGCGCAGCACCGGCAGCGGCACCACGGTGTGCAGCTTCAGCCTGGCCACTTCCGAGTCGTGGACCGACAAGCAGAGCGGCGAAAAGCAGGAACGCACCGAGTGGCACCGGATCAAGATCTTCGGTCGCCTCGGCGAGATCGCCGGCGAGTACCTGAAGAAGGGCCGCCAGGTCTACATCGAGGGTTCCATCCGCACTGACAAGTTCACCGGCAAGGATGGCGTGGAGAAGTATTTCACCGACATCATCGCCAGCGAGATGCAGATGCTCGGCAGCAACGAGGGCGGCGGCGCTGGCGGCGGTTACCAGCGCGAGCGCCCGCAGGGCGGCCAGCGCCAGGGCGGCGGCCAGTCGCGCGGCAACGACGACCGCGGTCCGTCGCGCCCCTCGCCATCGGCCCCGGCCGACAACGGTTTCGCGGATGACGAGATCCCGTTCTAGCGAACACCCTGCGAGGCTTGTCGCCTTTCCCTGACGGCCCGCCTCTGGCGGGCCGTTTCCGTCAGGGGGCGGCCTTCTCTTCGTTGCGCAGGCGCGCCACGGCCGACGCGGCATTCACCTGCAGCGTGCCGTCGGAAAGCCGGCTGCTTTGCAGCAGCAGGTCGTGCATCGAACGCGCATCCAGTCCGGGCGCCATGGCGAGCAGCAGGGCAGCGATGCCGCTCACGTGCGCGGCGGCCATGGACGACCCGGAAGTGAAGTCGTAGCCGCCGTCCGGCTGGGTGGTCAGGATGTCGTTGCCGGGTGCGCTCAGTACCCCCGGCGGCGCTCTCGATGCGTTGCTGCTGCGCACGACGATGACTCCCGGTGCACGGTCGGGAAAGCCGGCGGCGTTGCCGTCCGGCGGCATGGCCGTGATCACGATGCGGCCCTGCTCCAGCAGCCGGGCAAGCAACTGGTCGAGCAGCGGATCAGCCGGGCCGCCCAGGCTCAGGTTGATGATGCGGGTATCGGTGTCGATGACCGCCGCCAGGGCCTTGGCCAGGGTGAAGGTGTTGCAGCGGGCACCGGCGCCGGGCGAGGGCGGATACCAGCATGCCTTGTAGATGCTGAGCCGGGCCTTGGGCGCCATCCCCACGATGCCCTGGTGGTTGTCGGCGTCGGCGGCGATGACGCCGGCGACCTCGGTGCCATGATTGTCGCGGTCGAACGCCGCGCGATCCGCGTCGACCAGGTTGCGGGTGTCGCGAATGCGTCCGCGCAGGTCGGGGTGGGTCAAGTCGACGCCCGTATCGACGATCGCGACATCGACCTCGGCGCCCTGGCTGAGGTTGTGCGCGAGTGCCGCATCGGTTTCGACGAAGCCGCGCTGCAAGTCGGCATAGGGATCGTTGTAGTGGTGGGCGTCCTGCCGTGGCGGATCGGCGTAAACGGAATAATCCTGCAGTGGCTGGGCAAGCCGCACCCGGGCGTCTGCCGCAAGTGCCTTGAGCAGGGCGGCGCGGGGCATGCCGGGGGCCGGCGTCAGCACGATGCAGTACAGGTCGAGCGCCTTGACCGGCCAGCCGGTGACCTCCTGCCAGCCGTAGGTTCTCTTCAGCGCCGCGAGCGTCGATGCCGCCCGCTGGCCGACCCCATAGTTTGCGGACGGGACATAGCCCAGCACGCTGGAACCGGCATGCGTGGCGGGAGGGGCCAGCGGGTTGGCGACGGCCAGCACGATGTCGCGCCGGCTGTCCATGGCGGATGCGCTGGCCACGGATGAACGGTGCGGATCGGCGGGGTCATCGGCCGGCGCCGCGGGCCGCAGGTGCGCACAGGCACTCAGGGCCATCGCCGCGGCGAATACGATGGCCCCATGCTTCATGGCGTGGTGGCGACGGGCTCCGCCAGGCGGATGCCGTGGGTGGCGCGCAACTGCTGCAGCACATGCTGCTCCGTCGTGGTGGTGCTTCGCGGTACGACGGTATAGGCGCCGATGTCGTTGGGGCCATCCACCACCTGCAAGCCGAGGGTGTGCAGCAGCGCGTCCCAGTCGGACAGCTTCATGGCCGCATCAGGCACCACGCGGATCGAACCCGGGGTGGCCGGCCGGGGCGCCTCGCTGAGGGTGCGGTAGTGCGGGCGGCCGCCTTCCGACCACAGCTTCGTGCCCAGCGCACCGATGCCGATGGCCTGGATCAGCACCACGGCGGCCAGGGCGCGGGTCAGCCGGCTTGCCGTGCGTGAACGAAACGGCGCCTCCAGCGGAGCCGGCGCGTCGAGGCGGCCCAGCAAGTGTTTCAGCCCGACGTTGGCGTCGAGGGGGATATCGGAGGGCAGCGACATCGCCAGTTGCACGCGGCTCTGCTGCGCAAACTCGGCGCGGCACGCTTCGCAGTGCACGAGGTGGCTCATCAGCGCTTCGCCCTGCTCCCGCGGGGCGCTGCCCTGCAGCACCCAGGGCATGGCTTCCCAGGCGCGGGCGCAGTCGCGATCGGAACTCGTCTGGAACATCATGGCGCGCCCTCCTTGCGTATCGGCGATTCTCCAGCCAGGGAGGGAAGCACGTTACGCAGTTTCACGCGCGCGTGGAACAGCCGCGCCTTCACCGTGCCCACGGGGCATTGCATGATGGCGGCCACTTCATCCAGGGAATGCCCCACGCCGTAGACCAGCTCGACCACGACCCGCTGGTCCACCGACAGGCAGCCGAGGCCCTTGCCCAGCCAGTCGCGCAGTTCGCGGTCTTCGCCCGGGTCGTGGGCGGGGACGCGATCTTGCCCCAGCGTGTCTTCGGCGACGGGTTCGTCGCCATGCTGGCGCAGTGCCTTGAGCCCGCAGCGGTAGGCAATGCCCATGATCCAGGTGGAAACGCGCGAGTCGCCGTGGAAATTGTCCGCCTTCTGCCAGGCGATCCAGAAACAGTCGTTGATGACCTCCTCGATGACGTCGGGACGCCGCGTCAGTCGGGACAGGAAGCGGCACAGCCTGCCGTGGTAGCCGCGGTAGAGCACCGCCAACGCGGCACGGTCGCCCATCGACATGCGCTGGAGCAGCATGCGGTCGGTGGCGTCAGTGTCGGTATCAGCGTCGTTCATGTGGCTTCGCGGGGTGGTCGGAACGCGGTCGGTGCATGCGTGAGTACCGTTTCGGCCGGTAAAGGTTGCCGGCGGATCAGAAGGACCGCGAGAGCGTGGCGATCCAGGGCTGCGCGCCCATGTCTCGCGTCGACCATCGCGATCCCAGGTCGGTCATGACGCGATCGAGTTCCAGCCGCCATGCGCCATCGACCCACATCAGCCCGACGTGGCCGTAGCGGTAGAAGCCTTCGCCATCGCCGGGCCGGTAATGCCCATATTGGCGGTAGTGGCTGTACCGCGCGGGCGGGACGTGGGCAACGCCCGCTCCGGCGGAAACGAAGGCATGCTCCGTCAACGGCCAGTAGAAATCGAGATCGGCGGCGGCACGCGTGCGCCGATCCGCGGAGCCGATGCTGCGGCTGGCCGACAGGCCGAACGTCAGGATGTCCCGGTACAGCCAGTTGACCCCGGCTTCGCCGCGGTCGTAGGCGGTCGAGCGGGCGTCGCCGGAATAGCGGTAGTAGAGCACGCTGGCCTGCATCTGCCAGTCGCCGGAAAGCGGCCAGTGGCGGGAACCCTGGAGCAGGGTTTGGACGATGCGCCCCGGCGAACGGACTTCGGCACTTGCGGACAGGCCCACCGACCAGCCCGTCGACGAGATCCACGAGGCAGCCGCCTGAACGGTGGGCGTGGCCGGCGTGATCGCCAGGCCGCGGTCGACCAGCTGCGAACCGAGTGCGACCGTACCGGCCACCCTGGCCGACTGGGCGTGCAGCAGGGCGGGATGGGCTGCGGCCGCCGCCACGGCAAGCAGGCCCAGCCCCATGCGGGCAAGGCAGCGGCCGCGGGTGCCGACGTCGAGGCGGGCGGGCCGGACCCGGTGCGGCACGATTCCTGCGCAGCGTGGGCCACATGCCGCCGTGGAATCTACCTGCGGCTCGAACGCAGGCGGGCGCGCACCGTCGCGGCGACGTGCGCCAGAGGCCTTGAGCGCGGGACAGGTGAGCCACATCGCGTCATTGTTCGATTGGTCGAGTACGGCGGCGCCCCATGGCATGGCCGCACCACGAAAGGCATGCACGCCTTATAACCGAATCTGCGCGGGAAGGGGTGCCCTCTCTCCATGGACGATGCCCGGAGGTGGCACGGGTATCGTCGGCCGGTTGCGGGGACGGCGCCGGCCTCCGCACGGGCAAGGCGGACGGCCCCGTGGGTGCCTGGCGAACGGGGCCGGCCACGCGGCAATGCTCTTGCGCGCCTTCAGAACGCCGCGCTCACGGAGATCGTGAAGGCGTTCAGATCCCTCGCATTGGTCACCGGCGCCCCGGGCGGCGCGCCGAAGATGTTGTTGCGGGCGCCGTTGAAGCGGCTGAAACGGAACCAGGTGGCGTAGATCCTCAGATTGGCCAGGGAGCTGAAGGATTCCTTGCCGAAAGGTACCCAGAACACGCTGACGAGGTTGCTGGTGGTATCGGGACTGCCGTACGGGACGTAGCGGGCGGGGTCGCGCGAACCCGTGCTC encodes:
- a CDS encoding polyprenyl synthetase family protein, coding for MNSMPADATRPADFAQVRELAAADMQRVDALIRRRLSSDVVLINQIADHIIAGGGKRLRPMLHVLAAGAAGYRGEHHVKLAAIIEFIHTSTLLHDDVVDESDLRRGRKTANALWGNAASVLVGDFLYSRSFQLMVELDDMRIMRILADTTNTIAEGEVLQLLNIGNADVGEAAYLAVIERKTAVLFAAATELGGLLGGLPASRVAALREYGMQLGYAFQIADDLLDYTSDAGTLGKNIGDDLAEGKPTLPLIYALEKASPEQAQSLRHAIEHGGLDSLDRIVAAIRDSGALERTRDRALRHARAASEALTALPPSAHRDALATLAEYSVQRTF
- a CDS encoding MFS transporter — its product is MSKLSSLERRSALTLACVISLRLFGLFLIMPVFSLYAKAMPDATGFMIGLALGVYGIGQVLLQIPLGLLSDRIGRKPAITLGLILFAIGGLIAAMSHTLAGIAVGRAVQGMGAVAGAGIALAADLTAEENRGKAMGIIGVSIGLAFLLALILGPPLEAVAGLPGLFAATSILALASLALLWLIVPTPTRARAPAAAGVAAVLAMLRDGRMLVLNGSVFFLHALLTASFVGLPLLLANTLQLPVNRHWELYLPVMTVAAFVMGASLHHMREVAQSLRIVMVCVVAIGLALLGFALSGSHLVAFGVAAAVFFSAFNLLEAALPSLVSRLAPEHLRGAAMGAYSTSQFIGAFVGGALGGIALGRLGPDGVFACAAALTLLWLPLVVAGARRIDRAAAVAGVAA
- a CDS encoding DedA family protein/thiosulfate sulfurtransferase GlpE, whose product is MAHEMLALIAHYGVLLVFLNVLVTQLGAPVPAVPTLVVAGSWAAVGGPWVLAGTMAVVVAGCLLGDSAWYAAGRRYGAGVMRLLCRVSLSPDSCVQRSELRFQRWRGQVLLVAKFVPGLSTVGSSLVGAMGLRWPLFVLFDGLGSLLWAALWTGSGYAFAAQVDKLLSAVASAGTLAIQLLLVLLALYVLARWWQRHRLLRTLRMARITVEELHRAMAAERAPVVVDVRPQASRQLDTRVVPGALLVDAQGIDRTVHDIPFDRELVLYCNCPNEVSAARVAKILMAQGYRRVRPLLGGLEAWDAAGYGVDHLPTAGDSGDSPAAGATLA
- the ssb gene encoding single-stranded DNA-binding protein — its product is MARGVNKVILIGNLGSDPEVRSTGSGTTVCSFSLATSESWTDKQSGEKQERTEWHRIKIFGRLGEIAGEYLKKGRQVYIEGSIRTDKFTGKDGVEKYFTDIIASEMQMLGSNEGGGAGGGYQRERPQGGQRQGGGQSRGNDDRGPSRPSPSAPADNGFADDEIPF
- a CDS encoding S8 family serine peptidase, whose translation is MKHGAIVFAAAMALSACAHLRPAAPADDPADPHRSSVASASAMDSRRDIVLAVANPLAPPATHAGSSVLGYVPSANYGVGQRAASTLAALKRTYGWQEVTGWPVKALDLYCIVLTPAPGMPRAALLKALAADARVRLAQPLQDYSVYADPPRQDAHHYNDPYADLQRGFVETDAALAHNLSQGAEVDVAIVDTGVDLTHPDLRGRIRDTRNLVDADRAAFDRDNHGTEVAGVIAADADNHQGIVGMAPKARLSIYKACWYPPSPGAGARCNTFTLAKALAAVIDTDTRIINLSLGGPADPLLDQLLARLLEQGRIVITAMPPDGNAAGFPDRAPGVIVVRSSNASRAPPGVLSAPGNDILTTQPDGGYDFTSGSSMAAAHVSGIAALLLAMAPGLDARSMHDLLLQSSRLSDGTLQVNAASAVARLRNEEKAAP
- a CDS encoding RNA polymerase sigma factor; this encodes MNDADTDTDATDRMLLQRMSMGDRAALAVLYRGYHGRLCRFLSRLTRRPDVIEEVINDCFWIAWQKADNFHGDSRVSTWIMGIAYRCGLKALRQHGDEPVAEDTLGQDRVPAHDPGEDRELRDWLGKGLGCLSVDQRVVVELVYGVGHSLDEVAAIMQCPVGTVKARLFHARVKLRNVLPSLAGESPIRKEGAP